One Lacunisphaera limnophila DNA window includes the following coding sequences:
- a CDS encoding prepilin-type N-terminal cleavage/methylation domain-containing protein, which yields MTTSSVRPASRGFSLVEVMVTMTVFGLVMAGALPFFVSNIKYQFVGEQKLLINNDIRRITNELVENAREANSFTLYRSFYNHNNYTGAPVTRDVNGNGSVTWADRLLNGQAGDFLVLVYYRDPYFDSRFFDGTPGNSPTLTNGQVTRLVGYYIAPNRRIPGEYALYSFDTDLSRGPTDTTWTTPWGATFPATLSSTIPQPSGTTTVEALLPAATSAWAQNNAHRIVINDLNGLAMTPVTVNGTATTTGFSFFNFQNRSVIVRTKILHGNQAKRVTNTYNFTITPRG from the coding sequence ATGACCACCTCATCCGTCCGACCCGCTTCCCGCGGCTTCTCCCTCGTCGAGGTCATGGTCACCATGACCGTGTTCGGCCTGGTCATGGCCGGCGCCCTCCCCTTCTTCGTCTCCAATATCAAATATCAGTTCGTCGGTGAGCAAAAGCTGCTCATCAACAATGATATTCGCCGCATCACCAACGAGCTGGTCGAGAACGCCCGCGAGGCCAACAGCTTCACCCTCTACCGCAGCTTCTATAATCACAACAACTACACCGGCGCCCCCGTCACCCGCGACGTGAACGGCAACGGCTCGGTCACCTGGGCCGATCGTCTGCTCAACGGGCAGGCGGGCGATTTCCTCGTCCTCGTCTACTACCGCGACCCGTACTTCGACTCCCGCTTTTTCGACGGCACCCCTGGCAACTCCCCGACCCTCACGAACGGTCAGGTGACCCGCCTCGTCGGTTACTACATCGCCCCCAACCGCCGGATTCCCGGCGAATATGCCCTCTATTCCTTCGACACCGACCTTTCCCGCGGGCCGACCGACACCACTTGGACCACCCCGTGGGGCGCGACGTTCCCCGCCACGCTCTCCAGCACCATTCCCCAGCCCTCCGGTACCACCACCGTCGAGGCCCTGCTCCCCGCCGCGACCTCCGCCTGGGCGCAGAACAACGCCCACCGCATCGTCATCAATGACCTCAACGGTCTCGCCATGACCCCCGTCACCGTCAACGGCACGGCCACCACCACCGGCTTCTCCTTCTTCAACTTCCAGAACCGCAGCGTCATCGTCCGCACCAAGATCCTCCACGGCAACCAGGCCAAGCGGGTGACCAACACCTACAACTTCACCATCACCCCCCGCGGGTGA
- a CDS encoding DNA alkylation repair protein: MPADPQPALKDWFNAARYRQIADLLADVHPGFNRRRFLAVASAGLDELTLIQRVRRATEACHATLPPDFPAAVALLQRIAPRVQHGFVGIFLPDFVGQHGHRHFAESMAALKFFTPFSSSEFAIREFLRRDLTRTLAVMERWSRDDNEHVRRLASEGSRPRLPWSFRLEAIVADPTLTAPILENLRTDPSLYVRKSVANHLNDISKDHPAWMLAQLKSWDLAHAHSQWIAKRAARTLIKAGHQPALALFNFGAKPAVKVNGFAVRPTRLSLGQALEFSFSLTSASRRRQPLALDYLIHYVKASGGTSAKVFKLRELTLGPGETVVVTKRQTIRDFTTRKHHPGRHRLELQVNGRILAAGDFELRR; this comes from the coding sequence GTGCCCGCCGATCCCCAACCCGCGCTCAAGGACTGGTTCAACGCCGCCCGCTACCGCCAGATCGCGGACCTGCTTGCGGACGTCCATCCCGGCTTCAATCGCCGTCGCTTCCTCGCCGTCGCCTCGGCCGGCCTCGACGAGCTGACCCTCATCCAGCGCGTCCGCCGCGCCACCGAGGCCTGCCACGCCACGCTGCCGCCTGATTTCCCGGCCGCAGTCGCCCTCCTGCAGCGCATCGCCCCCCGCGTTCAGCACGGATTCGTCGGCATCTTCCTCCCCGATTTCGTCGGCCAGCACGGCCACCGCCATTTCGCGGAGTCGATGGCCGCTCTCAAATTCTTCACGCCCTTCTCCTCCTCCGAGTTCGCCATCCGCGAATTCCTGCGCCGCGACCTCACCCGCACCCTCGCCGTGATGGAACGCTGGTCGCGCGATGACAACGAACACGTCCGCCGCCTCGCCAGCGAAGGCTCCCGCCCGCGTCTGCCGTGGTCCTTCCGCCTCGAAGCCATTGTCGCCGATCCCACGCTCACCGCGCCCATTCTCGAGAACCTCCGCACCGATCCCAGCCTCTACGTCCGCAAGTCCGTCGCCAATCACCTCAACGACATTTCGAAGGATCACCCGGCGTGGATGCTTGCGCAGCTGAAATCCTGGGATCTCGCCCACGCGCACTCCCAATGGATCGCCAAGCGCGCCGCCCGCACCCTGATCAAGGCCGGACACCAACCCGCCCTCGCGCTCTTCAATTTCGGAGCCAAACCCGCAGTCAAGGTCAACGGCTTCGCCGTACGCCCCACCCGCCTTAGCCTCGGACAGGCGCTCGAATTTTCCTTTTCCCTTACCTCCGCCTCCCGTCGCCGCCAGCCCCTCGCCCTCGACTACCTAATCCACTACGTGAAGGCCTCCGGCGGCACCTCCGCGAAGGTCTTCAAGCTTCGCGAGCTCACCCTTGGTCCCGGCGAAACTGTCGTCGTCACGAAACGCCAGACGATCCGTGATTTCACGACACGCAAACACCACCCGGGCAGACATCGACTGGAGCTTCAGGTCAACGGCCGCATCCTAGCCGCTGGCGATTTCGAACTGCGTCGCTGA
- a CDS encoding ATP-binding protein, with amino-acid sequence MQPVIVQMIIMLHAAFGCMFLFMHWQHPTRFARLFAQSWLLEAVRVGIIYSQLNHPGGFSHWHSLSDCLNLVVTWWLLAGAADLAGVRLPPWLGRWILGGGIPVILGLRYVAPAALESFGLAGPRAVFWSVFVELTFIHLLITLARAAMLFWFIRMWRATRLPGTILAIIFIGPYIVFALAVPVQYYLTYYPEWIYGVWAARVLGFSLGLVMLLFDRQLREQRERERAYRRIVETTHDLIWTVDAAGCWSSVNPAARGIYGCAPAQLLGRPFLDWVIPAQRAADAQVFERIKAGQPVFDHETIHRRQDGSLVNLTFDAAVLRDEQGRVIGATGTARDITEQKQAEARVRRLANFPELNPNPVLEFTAEGMLAYQNPAALAMVAKMGLERLDQLWPAETAAIVGECLKSGQPRLRLVTEQGRTTLSWSFYPIVPEGVVHCYIGDITERTQLEGRLRQAQKMEAVGQLAGGVAHDFNNLLTAIIGHLGLLQTGRTLPPDMAESLAEISLAANRAANLTGQLLAFSRLQVVSMRSLDLNEAVSQLAKLLRRLLGEDIAMQLDFAPERLGFRGDASMIDQVVINLAVNARDAMPGGGVLRITTGHETRTARTGNEPARGPAPGEYVRLTVSDSGQGIPPEVLPKIFEPFFTTKEVGKGTGLGLATAFGIIQQHDGWIEVDSEPGRGTTFRVYLPRLADLPAGAQASRPAAARRGQGELILLVEDEPAVREIGVRALTGQGYRVLSAAHSQAALELWREHQADITLLLTDLIMPGGMSGLQLSRLLLAERPDLRVIYSSGYSREIAGKELAMEDGVNYLAKPYELEDLYRIVRDAIDGGRSRPPFPEA; translated from the coding sequence ATGCAGCCCGTCATCGTCCAGATGATCATCATGCTGCATGCCGCCTTTGGCTGCATGTTCCTGTTCATGCACTGGCAGCATCCGACGCGGTTTGCGCGGCTGTTTGCGCAAAGCTGGCTGTTGGAGGCGGTGCGGGTGGGCATCATCTATTCGCAGCTCAACCATCCGGGTGGTTTCAGTCACTGGCACAGCCTGTCGGACTGCCTGAACCTGGTGGTCACCTGGTGGCTGCTGGCCGGGGCGGCGGATCTGGCGGGAGTCCGGCTCCCGCCGTGGTTGGGTCGATGGATCCTCGGGGGTGGCATCCCGGTGATCCTGGGCCTGCGCTACGTGGCGCCGGCGGCCTTGGAGTCGTTCGGGCTGGCCGGACCCCGGGCCGTCTTCTGGAGCGTGTTCGTGGAGCTGACTTTCATCCACCTCCTGATCACGCTGGCCCGGGCGGCGATGCTGTTTTGGTTCATCCGGATGTGGCGGGCAACCCGGCTGCCGGGAACGATCCTGGCGATCATCTTCATCGGGCCATACATCGTCTTCGCGCTGGCGGTCCCGGTGCAATATTACCTGACCTATTACCCGGAGTGGATCTACGGCGTGTGGGCGGCGCGGGTGTTGGGTTTCTCACTGGGGCTGGTGATGCTGCTGTTTGACCGGCAGCTGCGGGAGCAGCGCGAGCGCGAGCGGGCCTATCGCCGGATCGTGGAGACCACCCATGACCTGATCTGGACGGTCGATGCGGCCGGGTGCTGGAGCTCGGTGAACCCGGCGGCCCGGGGCATCTATGGGTGCGCCCCGGCGCAGCTGCTGGGCCGGCCCTTCCTGGACTGGGTGATCCCGGCGCAGCGGGCGGCGGATGCCCAGGTCTTTGAGCGGATCAAGGCGGGGCAGCCGGTCTTCGACCATGAGACCATCCACCGGCGTCAGGACGGCTCGCTGGTCAACCTGACCTTCGATGCCGCGGTGCTGCGGGATGAGCAAGGCAGGGTGATCGGGGCGACCGGTACGGCCCGGGACATCACCGAGCAGAAGCAGGCCGAGGCCCGAGTCCGGCGTCTCGCGAACTTCCCGGAGCTCAATCCCAACCCGGTGTTGGAATTCACGGCGGAGGGGATGCTGGCTTACCAGAATCCGGCGGCCCTGGCGATGGTCGCCAAGATGGGATTGGAGCGGCTGGACCAGTTGTGGCCGGCGGAAACGGCGGCGATTGTCGGGGAATGCCTGAAGAGCGGGCAGCCGCGGCTGCGGCTCGTGACCGAGCAGGGCCGGACCACGCTGTCATGGTCCTTCTATCCCATCGTGCCGGAGGGCGTGGTGCACTGTTACATCGGGGACATCACGGAGCGGACGCAGTTGGAGGGGCGGTTGCGGCAGGCGCAGAAGATGGAGGCAGTCGGTCAGCTGGCCGGCGGGGTGGCGCACGATTTCAACAACCTGCTGACCGCGATCATCGGGCATCTGGGGCTGCTGCAAACCGGTCGCACGCTGCCGCCGGACATGGCGGAGTCCCTAGCGGAAATTTCGCTCGCGGCGAACCGGGCCGCGAATCTCACCGGCCAGCTGCTGGCGTTCAGCCGCCTGCAGGTCGTCAGCATGCGTTCCCTCGACCTGAACGAGGCGGTGTCGCAGCTGGCCAAGCTGCTGCGGCGGCTGCTGGGCGAAGACATCGCGATGCAGCTGGATTTCGCGCCCGAACGGCTGGGGTTCCGCGGCGATGCCAGCATGATTGACCAGGTGGTGATCAACCTGGCCGTGAACGCGCGGGACGCGATGCCCGGGGGCGGGGTGTTGCGCATCACAACGGGGCACGAGACACGGACGGCGCGGACAGGGAACGAGCCGGCGCGCGGGCCGGCACCGGGCGAGTATGTCCGGCTGACGGTCAGTGACAGCGGACAGGGCATACCCCCGGAGGTGCTGCCGAAAATCTTTGAGCCCTTCTTCACCACCAAGGAGGTGGGGAAGGGAACGGGGCTGGGTCTGGCCACGGCCTTTGGCATCATCCAGCAGCATGACGGCTGGATCGAGGTGGACAGTGAACCGGGTCGGGGCACGACCTTCCGGGTGTACCTGCCCCGCCTGGCGGATCTACCCGCCGGGGCCCAGGCGAGCCGTCCCGCCGCGGCGAGGCGGGGGCAGGGGGAGTTGATCCTCCTCGTCGAGGACGAGCCGGCGGTGCGGGAAATCGGGGTGCGGGCCCTGACCGGCCAAGGGTATCGCGTGCTCTCGGCCGCCCACAGTCAGGCCGCGTTGGAATTGTGGCGGGAGCATCAGGCGGACATCACCCTGCTGCTGACGGACCTGATCATGCCCGGGGGCATGTCGGGGCTGCAGCTGTCGCGTCTGCTTCTGGCGGAGCGGCCGGACCTGCGCGTAATCTACAGCAGTGGTTACAGCCGGGAGATTGCGGGCAAGGAGCTGGCGATGGAGGACGGGGTCAACTACCTGGCCAAGCCGTATGAGCTGGAGGATCTTTACCGGATCGTGCGGGATGCGATCGACGGCGGACGCAGCCGACCGCCCTTTCCGGAGGCATGA
- a CDS encoding MBL fold metallo-hydrolase yields MKIHVLPSGPIQTIGYLLTEPALGAAVLVDAPGGIMAKIRPLLEKENCRLTELWLTHGHWDHMQDGAAVKRETGCLVRAHRADQPLIETPEIMEGFMGQRLGLEGVKVDAWVEAGERIEALGRAFEVRHVPGHCPGNVLFYQAEAKVALVGDALFNSGVGRWDLPGGSFEILEQSIRGQIYTLPDETVVLPGHGERTTVGAEKETNPYVAAVVP; encoded by the coding sequence GTGAAAATCCATGTGCTGCCTTCGGGCCCGATCCAGACCATCGGTTACCTGCTGACCGAGCCCGCGCTCGGGGCGGCGGTGCTGGTGGACGCCCCCGGCGGCATCATGGCCAAGATCCGTCCCCTGTTGGAAAAGGAAAATTGCCGGCTGACGGAGCTGTGGCTCACGCACGGCCACTGGGACCACATGCAGGACGGGGCGGCCGTGAAGCGGGAGACCGGCTGTTTGGTGCGAGCGCACCGGGCCGACCAGCCGCTGATCGAGACCCCCGAGATCATGGAAGGATTCATGGGGCAGCGGCTGGGCCTGGAAGGCGTGAAGGTTGACGCGTGGGTGGAGGCGGGCGAGCGGATCGAGGCGCTGGGCCGCGCCTTTGAGGTGCGGCATGTGCCGGGGCACTGTCCGGGCAACGTCCTCTTTTATCAGGCCGAGGCGAAGGTCGCGCTGGTGGGGGATGCCCTGTTCAACAGCGGCGTGGGTCGCTGGGATCTGCCCGGGGGCAGTTTTGAGATTTTGGAGCAATCGATCCGTGGGCAGATCTACACGCTGCCGGACGAGACGGTCGTGCTGCCCGGTCACGGCGAACGGACCACGGTGGGCGCGGAGAAAGAAACCAACCCGTACGTCGCGGCGGTCGTACCATGA
- a CDS encoding response regulator: MTTAPAIRVLLVDDSPIIRLGLRSALEDYADLKIVGEAGSATVGLDLVNRLKPDVVMLDLHLPDKSGLLACRDYLKSRPQTAILILTSSSNERHMHDAIEAGARGYLLKENEGPALAAALRTVARGQSVIDPSMAGQVLNLVRNKGAHTAADRLADLSPQERRVVALLASGLTNKEIGDQLSLTEKTVKNYLATIFNKLNITRRTQAAALYVEAGQPPQRDA; the protein is encoded by the coding sequence ATGACCACCGCCCCCGCCATCCGCGTCCTGCTCGTCGACGACAGCCCGATCATCCGTCTCGGCCTCCGCAGCGCCTTGGAGGATTACGCGGACCTCAAGATCGTCGGCGAGGCCGGCAGCGCCACCGTCGGTCTCGATCTCGTCAACCGGCTCAAGCCCGACGTGGTGATGCTCGACCTCCACCTGCCCGATAAATCCGGCCTGCTCGCCTGCCGGGATTACCTGAAATCGCGCCCGCAGACCGCCATCCTGATTCTCACCTCGAGCAGCAATGAGCGCCACATGCACGACGCCATCGAGGCCGGCGCCCGTGGCTATCTGCTCAAGGAGAACGAGGGCCCCGCCCTCGCCGCCGCCCTGCGTACCGTCGCCCGCGGCCAGTCCGTGATTGATCCGTCGATGGCCGGACAGGTCCTGAATCTGGTCCGCAACAAGGGCGCCCACACCGCGGCCGACCGCCTGGCCGACCTCTCCCCCCAGGAACGCCGCGTCGTGGCCTTGCTCGCCAGCGGCCTGACCAACAAGGAAATCGGCGATCAGCTGAGCCTCACGGAGAAGACGGTCAAAAACTACCTGGCCACCATCTTCAACAAGCTGAACATCACCCGGCGCACCCAGGCCGCCGCCCTTTACGTGGAGGCGGGACAACCGCCTCAGCGGGACGCCTAG
- the alaS gene encoding alanine--tRNA ligase: MNSAEIRQSFLDFFASKQHAVVPSSSLMPTAPNLLFTNAGMNQFVPYFLGDQAAPWKRVADTQKCIRAGGKHNDLEDVGFDTYHHTMFEMLGNWSFGDYFKKDSLTWGWELLTKVWGIPPKRLFATIYQPDKSKGDPAERDEEAYAIWAKIFTDAGLDPAVHIVNGNKKDNFWMMGDTGPCGPCSEIHFNLLPSDDETEGRKGVNSSSPRCIEIWNHVFIQFNANADGTFAPLAAKHVDTGMGFERVAGIHATTRGFKDFSAEPSNYNADVFKPTFDRIAALSGKTYTGTVPTERTGLSEQQTIDITFRVLADHARCVSCAIADGILPGNEGRNYVIRRILRRGIMYGQKNLGLKTGDFSALVAPVIESLGAVFPELKTQRVMVEKAIRAEEESFGRTLDKGLQIFNRATAAGAITGASAFELYDTYGFPLDMTQLLATERGLSVDAAGFEAEMEKQRERGRAARKTDVIVAATEGESAAEATQFVGYGIDSTHATHAKLVDVVKTEKDTYLVFDQSPFYGEMGGQVGDTGHALINGTKVDIVDTIKDKSGRHLHKVASELKLQLPDLNSTATLHVDVARRRAISRQHTSAHLLNWALRKILGTHVRQFGTHKTPDRLRFDFTHFEALTAAQIKECEQLINEKVLDNTGVHYATVPHAEVSGRADILQFFGDKYGKEVRVVQIGGSADPAGTAKLDGYSMELCGGTHVSTTGEIGVIKIVAEMAIAAGTRRIEAVAGQAAYDFIAHEESALKTVNARLNAGTSDVAAKLESLLNQQKELEKKLKAFEAKASAGLAAELAATAVAKDNLKWVSTIVTAENQDALRSLGSQVLHQVGAGAVVQLGALFDGKVAVVAYCSPEAIKAGQAAGKLIGALAAKLGGKGGGKPDYAQGGGGDASKLPDALKL; this comes from the coding sequence ATGAACTCCGCTGAGATCCGCCAGTCGTTCCTCGATTTCTTTGCCTCGAAGCAGCACGCCGTCGTGCCGTCCTCGTCGCTCATGCCGACGGCGCCCAACCTGCTGTTCACCAACGCCGGGATGAACCAGTTCGTGCCCTACTTCCTGGGCGACCAGGCCGCCCCGTGGAAGCGCGTGGCCGACACCCAGAAGTGCATCCGCGCCGGCGGCAAGCACAACGACCTCGAGGACGTCGGTTTCGATACCTACCACCACACGATGTTCGAGATGCTGGGCAACTGGTCCTTCGGCGACTATTTCAAGAAAGACTCGCTCACCTGGGGCTGGGAACTGCTGACCAAGGTCTGGGGCATCCCGCCCAAGCGTCTCTTCGCCACGATCTACCAACCCGACAAGTCGAAGGGCGACCCCGCCGAGCGTGACGAGGAGGCCTACGCCATCTGGGCGAAGATCTTCACCGATGCCGGCCTCGACCCCGCCGTCCACATCGTCAACGGCAACAAGAAGGACAATTTCTGGATGATGGGCGACACCGGCCCCTGCGGTCCCTGCTCCGAGATCCACTTCAACCTCCTCCCCTCCGATGACGAGACCGAGGGCCGCAAGGGTGTGAACTCCTCCAGCCCGCGCTGCATCGAGATCTGGAACCACGTCTTCATCCAGTTCAACGCCAACGCCGACGGCACCTTCGCCCCCCTCGCCGCCAAACACGTTGACACCGGCATGGGCTTCGAGCGCGTCGCCGGCATCCACGCCACGACCCGCGGTTTCAAGGACTTCTCCGCCGAACCCTCGAACTACAACGCCGACGTCTTCAAGCCGACCTTCGACCGCATCGCCGCCCTCTCCGGCAAAACTTACACCGGCACCGTCCCCACCGAGCGCACCGGCCTCAGCGAGCAGCAGACGATCGACATCACCTTCCGCGTCCTCGCCGACCACGCCCGCTGCGTCTCCTGCGCCATCGCCGACGGCATCCTCCCCGGCAACGAGGGTCGCAACTACGTCATCCGCCGCATCCTCCGCCGCGGCATCATGTACGGCCAAAAGAATCTCGGTCTGAAGACCGGCGACTTCTCCGCCCTCGTCGCCCCCGTCATCGAGTCCCTCGGCGCCGTCTTCCCCGAACTCAAAACCCAGCGCGTCATGGTCGAGAAGGCCATCCGCGCGGAGGAAGAATCCTTCGGCCGCACGCTCGACAAGGGCCTCCAGATTTTCAACAGGGCCACTGCGGCCGGTGCCATCACCGGTGCCTCCGCCTTCGAACTTTACGACACCTACGGCTTCCCGCTCGATATGACCCAGCTGCTCGCCACCGAGCGCGGTCTGTCCGTCGATGCCGCCGGCTTCGAGGCCGAGATGGAAAAACAACGCGAGCGCGGCCGCGCCGCTCGCAAGACCGATGTGATCGTCGCCGCCACCGAGGGCGAATCCGCCGCTGAGGCGACCCAGTTCGTGGGCTATGGCATCGATTCGACGCACGCCACCCACGCCAAGCTCGTGGACGTCGTGAAGACCGAGAAGGACACCTACCTCGTCTTCGACCAATCCCCCTTCTACGGCGAAATGGGCGGCCAGGTCGGCGACACCGGCCACGCCCTGATCAACGGCACCAAGGTCGACATCGTCGACACCATCAAGGACAAGTCCGGCCGCCACCTGCACAAGGTCGCTTCAGAACTTAAACTTCAACTTCCTGACTTAAACTCCACGGCGACGCTCCACGTCGACGTGGCTCGCCGCCGCGCCATCTCCCGTCAGCACACCTCCGCCCACCTCCTGAACTGGGCCCTGCGGAAGATCCTCGGCACCCACGTCCGCCAGTTCGGCACGCACAAGACGCCCGACCGGCTCCGCTTCGACTTCACCCACTTCGAGGCCCTTACCGCCGCCCAGATCAAGGAGTGCGAGCAGCTCATCAACGAGAAGGTTCTCGACAACACCGGCGTCCACTACGCCACCGTGCCCCACGCCGAGGTCTCCGGCCGCGCCGACATCCTCCAGTTCTTCGGCGACAAATACGGCAAGGAAGTTCGCGTCGTCCAGATCGGCGGCTCCGCCGACCCCGCCGGCACCGCGAAGCTCGACGGCTACTCCATGGAACTCTGCGGCGGCACCCACGTGTCCACCACCGGTGAGATCGGCGTCATCAAGATCGTCGCCGAGATGGCCATCGCCGCCGGCACCCGCCGCATCGAGGCCGTCGCCGGCCAAGCCGCCTACGATTTCATCGCCCACGAGGAATCCGCCCTTAAGACCGTCAATGCCCGCCTCAACGCCGGCACCAGCGACGTTGCCGCCAAGCTCGAATCCCTGCTCAACCAGCAGAAGGAGCTCGAGAAGAAGCTGAAGGCCTTCGAGGCCAAGGCCTCCGCCGGCCTCGCTGCAGAACTCGCCGCCACGGCCGTCGCCAAGGACAACCTGAAGTGGGTTTCCACGATCGTCACCGCCGAGAATCAGGACGCCCTGCGTTCCCTCGGCAGCCAGGTCCTGCACCAGGTCGGTGCCGGTGCCGTCGTGCAACTCGGCGCCCTCTTCGACGGCAAGGTCGCCGTCGTCGCCTACTGCTCGCCCGAGGCCATCAAGGCCGGCCAGGCCGCCGGCAAGCTCATCGGCGCCCTCGCCGCCAAGCTCGGTGGCAAGGGCGGCGGCAAGCCCGACTACGCCCAAGGCGGCGGCGGCGACGCCAGCAAGCTGCCCGACGCCCTGAAGCTCTGA
- the ribD gene encoding bifunctional diaminohydroxyphosphoribosylaminopyrimidine deaminase/5-amino-6-(5-phosphoribosylamino)uracil reductase RibD encodes MSQDETFMRRAIAGARRGWGATHPNPLVGAVIVEAGEIVAEGYHAKAGEPHAEIMALRALGRRPQAGATLYVTLEPCCTHGRTPPCTAAIIEAGIRHVVVGATDPNPEHAGKGYGLLRAAGVEVTEGVLARECADLNLIFNHWITTGQPLFAAKSGVTLDGKVATRTGDSKWITGAEARADGHAWRRYFPAIAVGAGTVRADNPRLTARVGGVEWCPWRFVFDGLLRTVTDKAMPAVYTDEFRERTIVVTTPHGGLGYVRKLNAMGVKAWVLGANTPKVNFQDFRTRCAQEGITGVFFEGGAQLLSELLQARELDYLFTYHAPVLFADDKSKSILRGLRTETLANAIRLEQVRHEVLGDDALMRGFVRYPEKMYVDEATFGRKDYG; translated from the coding sequence ATGAGCCAGGACGAGACATTCATGCGCCGGGCGATCGCCGGGGCGCGGCGGGGCTGGGGGGCCACCCATCCCAATCCGTTGGTGGGTGCCGTCATCGTGGAGGCCGGCGAGATCGTGGCCGAGGGATATCACGCGAAGGCGGGAGAACCGCATGCCGAGATCATGGCCTTGCGGGCCCTCGGGCGCAGACCGCAGGCCGGGGCGACCCTGTATGTGACGCTCGAGCCGTGCTGTACGCATGGGCGCACACCGCCCTGCACGGCGGCGATCATCGAGGCGGGGATCCGCCATGTGGTCGTCGGGGCCACCGACCCGAACCCGGAACATGCTGGCAAGGGTTACGGGTTGCTGCGGGCGGCCGGGGTCGAGGTGACCGAGGGGGTGCTGGCCCGGGAATGCGCGGATCTGAACCTGATTTTCAATCACTGGATCACGACCGGGCAGCCGCTGTTCGCGGCCAAGTCGGGGGTCACCCTGGATGGCAAGGTGGCGACGCGCACGGGTGATTCGAAGTGGATCACCGGAGCGGAGGCGCGGGCGGACGGGCATGCGTGGCGGCGTTATTTTCCCGCCATCGCGGTGGGCGCGGGCACGGTGCGGGCGGACAATCCCCGGCTGACGGCGCGGGTGGGCGGGGTCGAGTGGTGTCCGTGGCGGTTTGTTTTCGACGGGCTCCTGCGGACGGTGACGGACAAGGCGATGCCGGCGGTCTACACCGATGAGTTTCGGGAGCGCACCATCGTGGTGACGACGCCGCACGGCGGCCTCGGCTACGTGCGCAAACTGAACGCCATGGGCGTGAAGGCGTGGGTGCTGGGCGCGAACACGCCGAAGGTGAATTTCCAGGATTTCCGGACGCGGTGCGCGCAGGAGGGGATCACCGGCGTGTTCTTTGAGGGCGGAGCCCAGCTGCTGAGCGAGCTGCTGCAGGCGCGGGAGCTGGATTATCTTTTCACCTACCATGCCCCGGTGCTCTTTGCGGATGACAAGAGCAAGTCGATCCTACGCGGGCTGCGGACGGAGACGCTGGCGAATGCGATCCGGCTCGAGCAGGTGCGCCACGAGGTGCTGGGGGACGACGCGTTGATGCGGGGTTTTGTCCGCTATCCGGAGAAGATGTATGTCGATGAAGCCACCTTCGGGCGGAAAGACTATGGCTGA
- the rdgB gene encoding RdgB/HAM1 family non-canonical purine NTP pyrophosphatase: MKPPSGGKTMAEAAGQDGPLPSLIHLASGNRHKAEEFQRLADGSGLALRVVPAARMPEVVEDTGTFVGNARKKAQALQAILPAGSWVLADDSGVCVDALGGAPGVESAYFAGPEHDAAANLCKLAEVMRTVPPGERAARFVCVLLLRGPEGSEEVFEGRCEGVLAAEPAGGHGFGYDPLFIPAGFDRTYAQISDADKNRISHRGRAWQGLVAWLRSR, encoded by the coding sequence ATGAAGCCACCTTCGGGCGGAAAGACTATGGCTGAGGCGGCCGGGCAGGACGGGCCACTCCCGTCGTTGATCCACCTCGCCTCGGGGAACCGGCACAAGGCGGAGGAATTCCAGCGGCTGGCCGATGGCTCGGGGCTCGCGCTGCGGGTCGTCCCGGCGGCGCGGATGCCGGAGGTGGTGGAGGACACGGGCACCTTTGTGGGCAACGCGCGCAAGAAGGCGCAGGCGTTGCAGGCGATCCTGCCCGCGGGGAGCTGGGTGCTGGCGGATGACAGCGGGGTGTGCGTCGATGCGCTCGGCGGGGCGCCGGGGGTGGAGTCGGCTTACTTTGCCGGACCGGAGCACGATGCCGCGGCGAACCTGTGCAAGCTGGCCGAGGTGATGCGGACCGTGCCGCCCGGCGAGCGCGCGGCGCGGTTTGTGTGCGTGCTCCTGCTACGGGGCCCTGAAGGGAGCGAGGAGGTTTTCGAGGGCCGGTGCGAAGGGGTGCTGGCGGCGGAGCCGGCGGGGGGGCACGGCTTCGGCTACGACCCCCTGTTCATTCCCGCCGGGTTTGACCGGACCTACGCGCAGATATCAGACGCGGACAAAAACCGGATCAGCCACCGCGGACGAGCGTGGCAAGGGCTGGTGGCGTGGCTGAGGTCGCGCTGA